A genomic region of Exiguobacterium sp. Helios contains the following coding sequences:
- a CDS encoding alpha/beta hydrolase, which yields MTILSITEIERTISTLASPRTIRIYRPTELPVDEALPVIYMHDGQNVFSGETASFGKGWEVHHALHTVQLHAMIVAIDSPDDGMDRYDEYAPWTDEALLMRTAYPSHRKTIGGNGKQYMHWIVHELKPYIDSQYATIPTDTTMIGSSMGGVISLYGLFAYPEIFTRVAALSTAGWANFSSLLEFIERSPRLSEHQRCYMDVGTKETSGPMTENDYLHTNEVLAKAVQKKVQQATYEIIPGAIHHETEWAKRMPDILRFLFSS from the coding sequence GTGACTATCTTGTCAATTACTGAAATTGAACGAACGATTTCGACTCTAGCCTCGCCTCGAACAATCCGGATTTATCGTCCGACCGAACTCCCGGTCGACGAAGCGCTCCCGGTCATTTATATGCATGACGGTCAAAATGTCTTCAGTGGTGAGACCGCTTCGTTCGGAAAAGGCTGGGAAGTCCATCATGCACTCCATACTGTTCAGTTGCATGCGATGATCGTCGCCATCGACAGTCCGGATGATGGAATGGACCGCTACGATGAGTATGCCCCTTGGACGGACGAAGCCCTTTTAATGCGCACGGCCTATCCGTCTCATCGCAAGACGATTGGCGGCAACGGAAAGCAATACATGCACTGGATCGTTCATGAACTAAAACCGTATATTGACTCGCAGTATGCGACGATTCCGACGGATACGACGATGATCGGCAGTTCGATGGGGGGTGTCATTTCATTGTATGGCTTGTTCGCTTATCCGGAAATCTTCACACGTGTCGCTGCTTTATCAACAGCCGGTTGGGCGAATTTTTCTTCTTTACTGGAATTCATTGAGCGCAGTCCACGTTTATCCGAGCACCAGCGTTGTTATATGGATGTTGGTACGAAAGAAACGAGCGGACCGATGACGGAAAATGACTATCTTCATACAAACGAGGTTCTTGCGAAAGCCGTTCAAAAAAAAGTCCAACAAGCGACTTACGAAATCATTCCCGGTGCGATCCATCACGAGACCGAATGGGCAAAACGGATGCCGGATATTCTCCGTTTCTTATTTTCATCCTAA
- a CDS encoding rhodanese-related sulfurtransferase yields the protein MKPYRVLLFYKYVPIDNAEQLTKEHLAYCKELGIKGRILIAPEGINGTLSGTVEQTDQYMQDLLADPRFSDIEFKIDEVDEHAFKKIFVRYKNELVTWRFEDEFNVPEENAAYLEPAEWKNMMQNEDVVILDVRNNYEYDLGHFKNAVKVDVDASREFPQWLDENEHLFEGKKVLTYCTGGVRCEKFTAYFRKRQNSDDIFHLKGGVVMYGKDEATRGEDWEGELYVFDERIQVPVNEVNPTVVSTCYYCGKDETRYVNCANPECNRQHFCCEECEPKVMRSCSDECREHPRNRYVKEQMEELVK from the coding sequence ATGAAACCTTATCGCGTACTATTATTTTATAAGTATGTTCCGATCGACAATGCGGAACAATTAACAAAAGAGCATCTTGCCTATTGCAAAGAGCTTGGCATCAAAGGAAGAATCCTGATTGCACCAGAAGGAATCAATGGCACACTGTCTGGAACAGTCGAACAAACCGATCAATACATGCAGGACCTGCTTGCCGATCCACGGTTTAGTGACATCGAGTTCAAAATTGATGAGGTCGACGAACATGCCTTCAAAAAAATCTTCGTTCGTTATAAAAACGAACTGGTCACATGGCGTTTTGAAGATGAGTTCAACGTGCCGGAAGAAAATGCCGCGTATCTTGAACCGGCCGAGTGGAAAAACATGATGCAAAATGAAGATGTCGTCATTCTGGATGTCCGGAACAACTACGAATACGATCTCGGTCATTTTAAAAATGCCGTCAAGGTCGATGTCGATGCCTCACGTGAATTTCCGCAATGGCTCGATGAAAATGAACACTTGTTTGAAGGAAAAAAAGTTCTGACGTATTGTACGGGCGGTGTCCGTTGTGAAAAATTCACGGCGTATTTCCGTAAACGTCAAAACAGCGATGATATCTTCCATTTAAAAGGCGGCGTCGTCATGTACGGGAAAGATGAAGCAACGCGTGGAGAAGACTGGGAAGGGGAATTGTATGTGTTCGATGAACGCATTCAAGTACCTGTTAACGAAGTCAATCCAACGGTCGTCTCGACTTGTTATTACTGTGGAAAAGACGAAACACGTTACGTGAATTGTGCAAATCCGGAATGTAATCGTCAACACTTCTGCTGTGAAGAATGTGAACCGAAAGTGATGCGTTCTTGTTCAGACGAATGCCGGGAACACCCGCGCAACCGTTATGTAAAAGAACAAATGGAAGAATTGGTAAAGTAA
- a CDS encoding TVP38/TMEM64 family protein — translation MLQTVRQWIEQMITFLQDLPGGASTGLIAPFLESLFPFLPLVLIISANAATYGFWMGVLVSWVGSMLGSLVVFACIRYLFRRPVTRWLEQHKAAQQWIERVRHMSPISLGFFFSLPFMPAFIITAISAMIQLSLRTYLIAAGAGRLIVVIIFSLIGKEWSTFLERPIRLVFLFLILLAIWGVSRGVEEIIKRRALARRSKSLRDLEQEIGDNNK, via the coding sequence ATGCTCCAAACCGTCCGTCAGTGGATTGAACAAATGATTACGTTTCTCCAGGATCTTCCGGGTGGTGCATCGACCGGATTGATTGCTCCTTTTCTGGAATCACTTTTTCCGTTCCTCCCGCTTGTTCTTATCATTTCCGCCAATGCAGCGACTTATGGCTTTTGGATGGGTGTACTCGTCTCTTGGGTCGGTAGTATGCTCGGTTCCCTTGTCGTCTTTGCCTGTATCCGTTATTTATTTCGCCGCCCTGTCACGAGGTGGCTTGAACAACATAAAGCCGCCCAGCAGTGGATTGAACGGGTTCGCCATATGAGTCCGATTTCGCTTGGTTTTTTCTTTTCACTTCCTTTCATGCCGGCCTTTATCATTACAGCGATTTCTGCAATGATTCAACTGTCACTTCGGACGTATTTGATTGCCGCTGGAGCGGGTCGACTGATCGTCGTCATCATCTTCTCGTTAATCGGTAAAGAATGGTCAACATTTTTGGAACGACCGATCCGTCTTGTTTTTCTGTTTCTGATTTTACTCGCCATCTGGGGAGTCAGTCGTGGCGTCGAAGAAATCATCAAACGGCGCGCCCTAGCACGACGTTCGAAGTCACTACGTGATCTTGAACAGGAAATCGGGGACAATAACAAATGA
- a CDS encoding DUF485 domain-containing protein, producing the protein MHQVSETAKTQTTRSAQTIVESASFKQLMREKNAFILPAIVFCLIFYFTLPIMTSYFTFLNRPLLGDITGAWLFAFLQFIMTWTFCTLYNKKARSFDRLVEQIKEESR; encoded by the coding sequence ATGCACCAGGTATCTGAAACAGCGAAGACGCAAACGACACGCTCTGCCCAGACAATCGTCGAAAGTGCATCGTTTAAACAATTGATGCGCGAAAAAAATGCATTCATCTTACCGGCCATTGTATTTTGTCTCATTTTTTATTTTACGCTTCCCATCATGACCAGCTACTTTACCTTCTTGAATCGGCCATTGCTTGGTGATATCACAGGGGCTTGGTTATTTGCTTTCCTGCAGTTCATCATGACGTGGACGTTTTGTACGCTTTATAACAAAAAAGCACGTTCGTTTGATCGATTGGTCGAACAGATCAAGGAGGAATCACGATGA
- a CDS encoding cation acetate symporter: MNYTAVALFAAIVGLTLVITYFAARKTKTANDFYTADGGLTGAQNGIAIAGDYMSAASFLGIAGMIALAGFDGFFYSIGFLVAYLVVLYLVAEPLRNLGKYTMADMIAARFNASKVRGVAAMNSIVISIFYMIAQLVGAGALIELLLGIPYTTSVIIVGILMTVYVVFGGMTATSWVQIIKAILLMAGTAVISFMVFAKFDFSIMKMFSEVKQATPLGDSFLNPGNKFKLPLDTISLNLALVLGTAGLPHILIRFFTVKDAPTARKSVVYATWIIGAFYILTIFLGFGAAAFVGADDIIAANAAGNMAAPLLAQALGGDLLFAFVAAVAFATILAVVAGLVLSAASAFAHDFYSHILRKGQATEKEQMTAARLASIAVALVSMVLALFAQSMNVAFLVSLAFAVAASANLPVILLTIFWRRFNTGGAVTGMVVGLFSSLLLVALSPNIWAVDGSALFVGEALFPLSNPGIVSIPLGFLGAIIGTLVTKSDEVAGNFERILVKANTGIDAATEVAASKE, from the coding sequence ATGAACTATACCGCTGTCGCCCTATTCGCTGCGATTGTCGGGTTAACACTCGTCATTACATATTTCGCTGCCCGTAAAACAAAGACGGCGAATGATTTTTATACTGCGGACGGTGGCTTGACCGGTGCTCAAAACGGTATCGCCATTGCCGGTGACTATATGTCTGCGGCTTCCTTCCTCGGAATTGCCGGAATGATCGCCCTGGCCGGATTCGACGGATTTTTTTATTCGATCGGTTTTCTCGTTGCCTATCTTGTTGTTCTCTATCTCGTTGCCGAACCGTTGCGCAACTTAGGAAAATACACGATGGCTGATATGATTGCTGCCCGTTTTAATGCCTCGAAAGTTCGGGGTGTCGCAGCGATGAACTCGATTGTTATTTCCATTTTCTACATGATTGCGCAATTGGTCGGAGCCGGTGCTTTGATTGAGTTGTTACTCGGAATTCCATATACGACAAGTGTCATCATCGTCGGTATTCTGATGACTGTGTACGTTGTGTTTGGCGGGATGACGGCCACCTCATGGGTGCAAATCATCAAAGCGATTTTGCTGATGGCCGGTACAGCCGTCATTTCCTTCATGGTATTTGCCAAATTCGACTTCTCGATCATGAAGATGTTCTCGGAAGTGAAACAAGCCACACCGCTCGGTGACTCCTTCTTGAATCCCGGTAATAAGTTTAAGTTACCGCTCGATACGATTTCCTTAAACTTGGCACTTGTTCTCGGAACAGCCGGCTTGCCGCATATCTTAATCCGCTTCTTTACGGTTAAAGATGCACCGACTGCCCGGAAATCCGTTGTTTATGCGACCTGGATCATCGGTGCGTTTTATATCTTAACGATTTTCCTCGGCTTTGGAGCCGCTGCCTTCGTTGGAGCAGATGACATCATCGCTGCGAATGCAGCCGGTAATATGGCGGCACCTCTCCTTGCGCAGGCGCTTGGTGGAGACTTACTGTTCGCCTTCGTTGCGGCTGTTGCTTTTGCGACCATCCTTGCCGTTGTGGCCGGACTGGTTTTATCGGCTGCTTCCGCCTTTGCCCATGATTTTTACAGTCATATTCTGCGTAAAGGACAAGCAACGGAAAAAGAACAAATGACGGCTGCGCGCCTCGCTTCCATTGCCGTCGCACTCGTTTCGATGGTACTGGCGTTATTTGCACAATCAATGAACGTCGCTTTCCTTGTTTCACTGGCCTTTGCAGTGGCAGCCAGTGCCAATTTGCCCGTCATTTTGCTGACGATTTTCTGGCGCCGTTTCAATACTGGCGGAGCTGTCACAGGTATGGTCGTCGGTCTTTTCTCTTCACTGCTTCTCGTCGCGCTCAGTCCTAATATCTGGGCAGTTGACGGTTCAGCCTTATTCGTCGGGGAAGCATTATTCCCACTGTCGAATCCGGGAATTGTTTCGATTCCACTTGGTTTTCTAGGTGCGATTATCGGAACACTTGTTACGAAATCGGACGAAGTGGCCGGTAACTTCGAACGTATTCTTGTCAAAGCCAATACCGGTATTGATGCAGCAACTGAAGTTGCTGCATCAAAAGAATAA
- a CDS encoding sulfite exporter TauE/SafE family protein has protein sequence MEFYYFLPLGFFIGIISGFFGIGGGIILTPLLLILGFSPSVAIATSLMLTLGSTVSGTLSHLRLKNVVWRDSLVVGLVGIIGSTIATPIVLRLEAVNGAHLVISVVYIGLLLYFANKFLRPKSSSGAQTGWKNRYLALGFIGLFAGFISSLLGVSGGFIITPLLVGIAGYELKRAVGTSIASALLIVLSGLVNYTVASTDVDLLVGVMLIIGALLGAPIGAKQLAHFDSPFVKKYLGIFYLTVATSVLLEVLHFNTASLIVLIALSLVFLLTLVVYSRKRSVRR, from the coding sequence ATGGAATTTTATTATTTTTTACCACTCGGCTTTTTTATTGGTATCATCTCTGGTTTCTTTGGAATCGGCGGCGGCATCATCTTAACACCGCTTTTACTGATTCTCGGCTTCTCCCCAAGCGTCGCTATCGCGACGAGTTTAATGTTGACGCTCGGTTCAACCGTATCCGGTACCCTATCACACCTCCGCCTGAAAAATGTGGTCTGGCGTGACAGCCTGGTCGTCGGTTTAGTCGGTATCATCGGTTCTACCATCGCGACTCCGATCGTTCTCCGATTAGAGGCAGTGAACGGTGCCCATCTCGTCATCTCGGTTGTGTATATCGGTTTATTATTATACTTTGCCAATAAGTTTTTACGTCCAAAGTCCTCGTCAGGTGCACAAACCGGTTGGAAAAACCGGTATCTGGCACTTGGTTTCATTGGGCTGTTCGCAGGATTCATCTCGTCCTTGCTTGGTGTCAGCGGTGGTTTCATCATTACACCACTACTCGTCGGTATCGCCGGATATGAATTGAAACGGGCAGTCGGAACGAGTATTGCTTCGGCCCTACTGATCGTCTTGTCCGGCCTCGTCAACTATACGGTCGCAAGTACAGATGTCGATCTCCTCGTCGGGGTCATGCTAATCATCGGAGCATTACTTGGTGCTCCAATCGGCGCGAAACAGTTGGCTCATTTCGACAGTCCTTTCGTCAAAAAATATCTCGGTATTTTTTATCTGACAGTTGCAACAAGCGTCCTTCTTGAAGTCCTTCATTTCAATACGGCTTCACTGATTGTCTTGATTGCCCTCAGTCTTGTTTTCTTACTGACACTCGTCGTCTACAGTCGTAAACGCTCTGTCCGACGCTGA
- a CDS encoding CdaR family transcriptional regulator, giving the protein MLEATYHSLEDLAEAIGVALSAPITIEDRNHRLLAYSTHTADTDPARIATIIGRRVPESVIDQLWKDEVIQNLAAQNEPLIISARTGVGLNDRVAIAIKQDTEILGYIWSIARSIPFSETELSDLKKGALLAQRQLLAIDMQKKRQEEKSEQFFFELLHEDMSESEILKTFSKLHIAPPGISRLMVIRFSEAITPRLADRLRYLLTIQQTVRPLLYAYDETDFILWISTNDKDAHHERLQFDAFIQSFRQMLAERFNYTKFISASSEVFTGVQSIPERYEETGIVLRLKDAFPFELNTVTRYERLGLFQLLPIFSERLRRRTVRLEEIERLRAYDGKHAASLCETLEWFLHYDGNVKQVASHLHVHPNTILYRMRRIEEEAGIRMESLPERALLYLYLKADRYPL; this is encoded by the coding sequence ATGTTGGAAGCGACGTATCATTCCCTTGAGGACTTAGCGGAAGCGATTGGTGTCGCACTGAGTGCTCCAATTACCATCGAGGATCGTAATCACCGATTGCTTGCTTATAGTACACACACTGCCGATACGGACCCGGCCCGGATTGCAACGATTATCGGGCGACGCGTCCCTGAATCGGTCATTGATCAACTGTGGAAAGACGAAGTCATTCAGAATCTTGCGGCACAAAATGAACCGTTGATCATTTCAGCCCGTACAGGTGTCGGTTTGAATGACCGTGTCGCGATTGCGATCAAGCAAGATACAGAAATTTTAGGGTACATTTGGTCAATCGCCCGCAGCATCCCCTTTTCAGAAACCGAGTTATCCGACTTAAAAAAAGGAGCTTTGCTGGCTCAACGGCAGTTACTCGCCATCGATATGCAAAAGAAACGCCAAGAAGAAAAATCCGAACAATTCTTTTTTGAATTACTTCACGAAGACATGTCCGAGTCGGAAATTTTAAAGACCTTCTCTAAACTACACATTGCTCCACCCGGAATCAGTCGCCTGATGGTGATCCGGTTTTCAGAAGCCATCACACCGCGACTTGCTGATCGGTTACGTTATTTGCTGACTATCCAACAAACCGTCCGACCGCTTTTGTACGCGTACGATGAAACCGATTTTATTTTGTGGATCAGCACAAATGATAAAGATGCCCACCACGAACGATTACAATTTGATGCCTTCATTCAATCTTTCCGACAAATGCTTGCCGAACGATTTAATTACACGAAATTCATCTCTGCCAGCAGCGAAGTATTTACCGGCGTTCAGTCGATTCCGGAACGTTACGAAGAAACGGGGATCGTTCTCCGGTTAAAAGATGCATTTCCGTTTGAGTTAAATACCGTCACACGATATGAGCGTCTTGGTTTATTCCAGCTGTTACCGATTTTTTCCGAACGTCTGCGCAGAAGGACCGTTCGTTTAGAAGAGATTGAGCGATTACGCGCCTATGACGGGAAACATGCCGCTTCGTTATGTGAGACGTTGGAGTGGTTCCTTCATTATGACGGAAACGTCAAACAGGTCGCTTCCCACCTGCATGTCCACCCGAATACGATTTTGTATCGGATGCGAAGAATCGAGGAAGAAGCCGGTATCCGGATGGAGTCGCTTCCGGAACGTGCCCTTCTTTACCTGTATTTAAAAGCAGACCGTTATCCTTTGTGA
- the ald gene encoding alanine dehydrogenase produces the protein MIIGVLKEIKNNENRVALTPAGVAALTGQGHTVIVETTAGMGSGFTNEEYTQAGAQIIETAAEVWATAELALKVKEPVASEYQYFRPELTLFTYLHLAAEPELTRALVDSKITAIAYETVEKNRTLPLLTPMSEVAGRMASQIGAQFLEKPHGGMGILLAGVPGVRRGKVTVIGGGVVGTNAAKLAVGLGADVTIIDVSPERLRQLDDIFGNSINTLISNPYTIAEAVAESDLVVGAVLIPGAKAPKLVTAEMVERMKPGSVIVDVAIDQGGIFETVDRISTHDDPTYEKFGVVHYAVANMPGAVPRTSTLALTNATLPYVLELANKGTHRALAENVSLEKGLNVAQGFVTYEAVARDLGYTYKSVEDVLHLHA, from the coding sequence ATGATCATCGGAGTATTAAAGGAAATTAAAAACAATGAAAATCGTGTCGCGTTAACGCCTGCTGGGGTAGCGGCTTTAACGGGTCAAGGACATACGGTCATCGTCGAAACAACTGCTGGTATGGGGAGCGGCTTTACAAACGAAGAATACACGCAAGCAGGGGCACAAATCATCGAGACAGCGGCTGAAGTTTGGGCTACTGCCGAGCTGGCATTGAAAGTTAAGGAACCGGTTGCTTCGGAATATCAATACTTCCGTCCGGAACTCACATTGTTCACATACCTTCATCTGGCTGCAGAACCTGAGTTGACACGTGCACTCGTCGATTCAAAAATTACAGCAATCGCATACGAAACGGTCGAAAAAAACCGGACGTTACCACTCTTAACACCGATGAGCGAAGTGGCCGGTCGGATGGCGTCACAAATCGGTGCTCAGTTTCTTGAAAAACCGCACGGTGGTATGGGCATCCTGCTTGCAGGTGTTCCTGGTGTCCGTCGCGGTAAAGTAACGGTCATCGGCGGTGGAGTCGTTGGAACAAACGCAGCAAAACTTGCCGTTGGTCTCGGTGCAGATGTCACCATCATCGATGTCAGTCCGGAACGTCTCCGTCAACTCGATGACATTTTCGGTAATTCAATCAACACGCTGATTTCAAATCCGTATACGATTGCAGAAGCTGTCGCTGAAAGCGATCTTGTTGTCGGTGCCGTCTTGATTCCTGGAGCAAAGGCGCCGAAACTCGTCACAGCTGAAATGGTCGAACGCATGAAACCGGGTTCTGTCATCGTTGACGTTGCGATTGACCAAGGCGGAATCTTCGAAACAGTTGACCGGATTTCGACACACGATGATCCGACGTATGAAAAGTTCGGTGTTGTTCACTACGCTGTCGCTAACATGCCGGGTGCGGTTCCACGCACATCAACACTCGCTTTGACGAATGCAACGCTTCCTTATGTATTGGAACTCGCAAACAAAGGAACACACCGTGCACTCGCCGAAAACGTCTCGCTTGAAAAAGGTCTGAATGTCGCGCAAGGATTTGTCACGTACGAAGCTGTCGCCCGCGATCTCGGATATACGTACAAATCGGTTGAAGACGTTCTTCACTTACACGCTTAA
- a CDS encoding tetratricopeptide repeat protein produces MVHTLHAQSNEITIPFAEVDLLHHLTVEFEPTLFQQKIERLRQLAPNHPLPGIAEAYALFHEQNFSAARRQLEQTRAKTGDHVRAHLLLGLMSEVEQFQHEAEQHFLAALSLFPDEPSVHRHLAVHYYDREFYGEAASHALQYLKKIGPGGEGTLMTIDMMQAMPGHDDYVLESLYAMLLEIPDHRHDMMFHAIAANNAEMRYDLFCKTLDGEPDEDTVFQLDSMLSLMIEHSMWAAVYDQSEERMYQTVFKTICRDLTYRHAGIRSIPLYLSIRSRYFVRRLLHRP; encoded by the coding sequence ATGGTACATACGCTACACGCACAATCAAACGAGATCACGATTCCATTTGCGGAAGTCGATTTGTTACATCATTTAACAGTTGAATTCGAACCAACGCTGTTTCAGCAAAAAATTGAGCGACTTCGGCAGCTAGCACCGAACCATCCCCTCCCAGGAATTGCAGAAGCCTATGCGTTGTTTCATGAGCAAAATTTTTCAGCTGCCCGTCGGCAACTGGAGCAGACACGTGCTAAAACCGGCGATCATGTCCGGGCTCACTTGCTGCTCGGCTTGATGAGTGAAGTCGAACAATTTCAACACGAAGCGGAACAGCATTTTTTGGCCGCTTTGTCGCTTTTTCCGGATGAACCGAGTGTCCACCGGCATTTGGCCGTCCATTATTATGACCGGGAATTTTATGGTGAGGCCGCTTCCCATGCTCTTCAGTACTTAAAAAAGATTGGTCCTGGCGGAGAAGGTACCTTGATGACCATCGATATGATGCAAGCCATGCCGGGTCATGACGACTATGTGCTCGAATCCTTGTATGCGATGCTGCTCGAGATTCCGGATCACCGTCACGATATGATGTTCCATGCAATCGCTGCCAACAATGCGGAAATGCGTTATGACCTGTTCTGTAAGACACTGGACGGCGAACCGGATGAAGACACCGTCTTCCAGCTCGATTCCATGCTTTCCTTGATGATTGAACACAGCATGTGGGCAGCCGTTTATGATCAATCAGAGGAACGGATGTATCAGACTGTTTTCAAGACCATCTGCCGCGATTTGACGTATCGCCATGCTGGAATCCGGTCCATTCCGCTCTACCTGTCGATCCGGAGCCGTTATTTCGTCCGTCGTCTGTTGCACCGTCCGTAA
- a CDS encoding diacylglycerol/polyprenol kinase family protein encodes MEWIAAVGTIVIVGIVLALLEWTGKKLQMQPETIRKWIHIAVGHWVFLALAWMEHWYVAITPLLFFTLINWITLKRGTGRMNQVERVSYGTVYYPMALALLVLFFFEQEPMALVAGSMVLAWGDGLAALVGKRFGKTFYTRGKIRRSFEGSIAMFLASFLVLTVTFLLYEEPAWLAVSYGFLLANIAALIEAVSYRDTDNLLIPLTIGALVAFAL; translated from the coding sequence ATGGAGTGGATTGCTGCAGTCGGAACAATCGTCATCGTTGGAATCGTCTTAGCCCTTCTCGAATGGACGGGAAAAAAATTGCAGATGCAACCCGAGACGATACGGAAGTGGATTCATATCGCGGTCGGGCACTGGGTGTTTTTAGCCCTCGCTTGGATGGAGCATTGGTATGTCGCCATCACACCGCTGCTTTTTTTCACACTGATCAATTGGATTACATTGAAACGAGGGACCGGGCGGATGAATCAGGTGGAACGGGTTTCGTATGGAACAGTGTATTACCCGATGGCCTTGGCCCTGCTGGTTCTGTTCTTTTTCGAACAGGAACCGATGGCGCTTGTCGCAGGAAGTATGGTCCTTGCCTGGGGAGACGGATTAGCCGCCCTCGTCGGAAAGCGCTTTGGGAAAACATTCTACACCCGCGGAAAAATCCGTCGTTCGTTCGAAGGTAGCATCGCGATGTTTCTCGCCTCGTTTCTCGTGTTGACAGTGACCTTCCTATTGTATGAAGAACCGGCTTGGCTTGCCGTCAGTTACGGTTTTTTACTGGCCAACATTGCGGCCTTGATTGAAGCGGTCTCTTACCGGGATACCGATAACCTGTTGATTCCGCTGACGATCGGAGCTCTTGTCGCCTTTGCCTTGTAA
- a CDS encoding DUF1836 domain-containing protein, with amino-acid sequence MYDAQAVQTLSSCLLRLKEGKGIGTLVSEDEADLPKVMTRLKQFDPSKNGLSINEIVHLANALIGEHMSATTIQNWTKREVRDIIGVPHRGKKYSINQAAIIYLLDDLKHLFSLEETRELLTIVFKNPNIDEDDLISPLDFYLVYTQHAETSGPIELTEKRLRRSLERINAYRPETVHVLQLCLYARRISHLTHEAKQRLQHVLQT; translated from the coding sequence ATGTATGATGCTCAAGCAGTACAAACGTTATCCAGTTGCCTGCTTCGTTTGAAAGAAGGCAAAGGAATCGGGACACTTGTGTCAGAAGATGAAGCCGATCTGCCGAAAGTAATGACCCGTCTCAAACAGTTCGATCCTTCCAAAAACGGTTTATCCATTAATGAAATCGTTCACCTTGCCAATGCATTGATCGGGGAACATATGTCGGCAACGACGATTCAAAATTGGACGAAGCGCGAAGTCCGTGACATCATCGGCGTTCCGCACCGGGGTAAGAAGTATTCCATTAACCAGGCTGCCATCATTTACTTACTGGATGATTTAAAGCATTTGTTTTCACTGGAGGAAACACGTGAATTATTGACGATTGTCTTCAAAAATCCAAACATTGATGAAGATGATTTAATCAGTCCGCTTGACTTCTATCTTGTGTATACACAACATGCGGAAACAAGCGGTCCGATCGAGTTGACGGAAAAACGCTTGAGACGGTCCTTAGAGCGCATCAACGCCTACCGCCCTGAAACTGTCCACGTTCTCCAACTGTGCCTCTATGCGCGCCGTATATCGCATCTGACGCACGAAGCGAAGCAACGTCTTCAACATGTCTTACAAACTTAA